One window of the Gammaproteobacteria bacterium genome contains the following:
- a CDS encoding DUF6090 family protein, translated as MFLHRIANALRKQDWTTVAIEFVIVVVGVFIGVQVSNWNADQQELRNAESYQARIIDDVRTDIDTLDGRIAYYQAVNQHLMATIAALDTDQPDFAEKLGKDFIINAYQGTQLWQFRESSDTYTELIASGKIHLFGDSELRSEVAQ; from the coding sequence CTGCACCGCATTGCCAATGCCCTGAGAAAACAGGACTGGACCACCGTCGCCATCGAATTCGTGATCGTGGTGGTCGGCGTGTTCATCGGTGTGCAGGTCTCCAACTGGAACGCCGACCAGCAGGAACTGCGCAATGCGGAGAGCTACCAGGCACGCATCATTGACGATGTCCGCACCGACATCGACACCCTCGACGGCCGCATCGCCTATTACCAGGCCGTCAACCAGCACCTCATGGCCACCATTGCCGCGCTGGACACCGACCAGCCCGACTTTGCCGAAAAGCTCGGCAAGGACTTCATCATCAACGCCTACCAGGGCACGCAGCTCTGGCAGTTCCGCGAATCCTCGGACACCTACACGGAGCTGATCGCCTCCGGCAAGATCCACCTCTTTGGCGACAGCGAGCTGCGTTCCGAAGTCGCGCAG